A DNA window from Thiopseudomonas alkaliphila contains the following coding sequences:
- a CDS encoding short-chain fatty acid transporter produces the protein MLRLLSKPAVKLVERYLPDPYIFVLLLTIVAAVCALFIEQSSPIQIVRYWGNGFWNLLSFSMQMLLVLVTGFMLANSPPVKKLLVAIAKTAKTAGGAILLVTFISLAASWINWGFGLVVGAIFAKELARQVKVDYRLLVASAYSGFLVWHAGLAGSIPLTIATENHFSAAQIGVIGTDQTIFSSFNLLIVLCIFIAVPLANRLMMPKAEDSIYIDPKLLEEPEEVISNDPNRPAERLENSRTLALLVGFPGLIYLVDYFFNSSGSLNLNIVNFMFLFLAIILHGTPQRLLNSLQEAVKGGAGIVIQFPFYAGIMGIMIDSGLAKTLSEWFVSFSSAASLPFWSFISAGIVNIFVPSGGGQWAVQAPVMLPAAIELGADIPRVAMAVAWGDAWTNLLQPFWALPVLGIAGLKAKDIMGFCLILLIITGAIISLGLTFF, from the coding sequence ATGTTACGACTCTTATCTAAACCTGCGGTCAAGCTGGTAGAACGCTACCTGCCTGATCCTTATATCTTTGTGCTACTACTCACTATTGTGGCTGCCGTTTGTGCGCTATTTATTGAGCAAAGTTCACCCATCCAGATTGTCCGTTATTGGGGTAACGGTTTTTGGAACCTGCTGTCTTTCTCCATGCAAATGCTTTTGGTACTGGTTACCGGGTTTATGCTGGCTAACTCACCACCGGTCAAAAAGCTATTAGTGGCAATCGCTAAAACAGCTAAAACCGCTGGTGGAGCTATTTTATTGGTGACCTTTATTTCCTTGGCTGCCAGCTGGATTAACTGGGGCTTTGGTTTAGTGGTTGGCGCTATTTTTGCTAAAGAATTAGCTCGCCAAGTTAAAGTGGATTACCGCCTACTGGTTGCCAGTGCTTATTCGGGATTCTTGGTCTGGCACGCGGGATTAGCCGGCTCGATTCCACTCACTATTGCCACCGAAAATCACTTCAGTGCTGCACAAATTGGGGTGATTGGCACGGATCAAACCATTTTCTCCAGCTTTAACTTACTGATCGTGCTGTGTATTTTCATTGCAGTACCATTGGCCAACCGTTTAATGATGCCTAAAGCTGAAGACAGTATTTATATTGACCCTAAGCTACTAGAAGAGCCTGAAGAAGTTATCAGCAATGATCCTAACCGCCCTGCTGAGCGCTTAGAAAATAGCCGCACGTTAGCCTTACTCGTAGGCTTTCCTGGATTAATCTACTTAGTTGATTATTTCTTTAACAGTAGCGGCAGCCTGAACCTGAACATTGTTAACTTTATGTTCTTGTTTTTGGCCATTATTCTGCACGGTACCCCACAGCGCTTACTCAATAGCCTGCAAGAAGCAGTGAAAGGCGGTGCTGGAATTGTGATTCAGTTTCCTTTCTATGCCGGCATCATGGGCATTATGATTGATTCTGGCTTAGCTAAAACACTCTCGGAGTGGTTTGTCTCCTTCTCTAGCGCCGCGTCTTTGCCATTCTGGTCCTTTATCAGTGCCGGTATCGTCAATATTTTTGTTCCCTCTGGAGGTGGCCAGTGGGCGGTACAAGCGCCGGTGATGCTGCCCGCAGCAATTGAATTAGGCGCAGATATTCCACGGGTTGCTATGGCGGTTGCTTGGGGCGATGCCTGGACTAACTTACTGCAGCCATTCTGGGCTCTGCCAGTACTGGGTATTGCTGGATTAAAAGCCAAAGACATTATGGGCTTTTGTTTAATCTTACTGATTATTACTGGCGCGATTATTTCGCTGGGGCTTACCTTCTTTTAA
- the ligA gene encoding NAD-dependent DNA ligase LigA gives MTTHPLQDQVEQLRQQLNDYNYQYYVLDQPSVPDSEYDRLFNQLKQLEQAHPELISRDSPTQRVGGQPLAAFTTVQHALPMLSLGNAFSEQEMQDFGRRIEQALASNEPLSFCCEPKFDGLAVSLLYEQGELVRGATRGDGATGEDITSNVRTIRNIPLRLQGESVPERLEVRGEVYISLAAFAELNQRMLETNTKPFANPRNAAAGSLRQLDPRITAQRPLTFCAYGVGLVSQPLADSHSQTLQVLKQLGLPISPEMQVVQGIAGCNQYFAQLGAKRAELGYEIDGVVFKVDRLALQQQLGFRAREPRWAIAHKFPAQEELTELLDVEFQVGRTGAITPVARLKPVHVGGVTVSNATLHNMDEVQRLGLKIGDTVIIRRAGDVIPQVTQVVLERRPAAAREISMPSECPACGAEVERSQLARHSKGKTIRSEGATWRCVGRLTCPAQLKQALLHFVSRKAMEIDGLGEKIIDQLVDRGLVKSPADLYLLTAEQLLTLEGFAELSTQNLLNAIEASTQPSLARFIYALGIPNVGEETAKLLARSLGGLTRISQALPSLLSWLPEVGNEVAHEIYNFFQDAHNLAVVSQLQTNGVKLPKAEAIAPELVGAVSFAEFIERFNLPGIAKTNAQRLAKAFTSFAALKAADWLDLRSIERFPERSAQVLREFLADSEQLKQADQLEQQLLAFGMHWSVQPSVEAPSLPLQGETWVLTGTLSSLSRAQGKQALEALGAKVAGSVSSKTSAVVAGESAGSKLTKAQELGIKVLDEAAFIELLQRLQG, from the coding sequence ATGACGACACATCCATTACAGGATCAAGTTGAGCAATTGCGTCAGCAATTAAATGACTATAACTATCAATATTATGTATTGGATCAGCCCAGTGTTCCTGATAGTGAATACGATCGATTATTTAATCAATTAAAGCAGCTAGAGCAAGCACATCCCGAGTTAATCAGCCGTGATTCACCGACCCAGCGTGTGGGTGGTCAGCCATTGGCAGCTTTTACTACAGTGCAGCATGCGCTGCCGATGTTAAGCCTAGGCAATGCATTTTCTGAGCAGGAAATGCAAGACTTTGGTCGCAGAATTGAACAGGCATTGGCGAGCAATGAGCCGTTAAGTTTTTGTTGTGAGCCAAAGTTCGATGGGTTGGCGGTGAGTCTGTTGTATGAGCAGGGTGAGTTAGTGCGTGGCGCAACCCGAGGTGATGGCGCGACAGGTGAAGATATTACCAGTAATGTACGAACGATTCGGAATATTCCTTTACGCTTACAGGGTGAATCAGTGCCCGAGCGCTTAGAGGTGCGTGGCGAAGTTTATATTTCGCTAGCTGCTTTTGCTGAGTTGAATCAGCGCATGTTGGAAACCAATACTAAACCCTTTGCCAATCCACGTAATGCGGCAGCTGGCAGCTTGCGCCAGTTAGATCCGCGCATCACTGCCCAGAGGCCGCTAACTTTTTGTGCCTATGGCGTTGGCTTAGTCAGCCAACCTTTAGCCGATAGCCATAGTCAAACACTTCAGGTATTAAAACAGTTAGGTTTACCAATCAGTCCTGAAATGCAGGTGGTACAAGGTATTGCAGGCTGTAATCAGTATTTTGCCCAGCTCGGCGCTAAGCGCGCTGAGCTAGGCTATGAAATTGATGGGGTGGTATTTAAGGTCGATCGCTTAGCCCTGCAACAGCAATTGGGTTTCAGGGCGCGAGAGCCACGCTGGGCGATCGCCCATAAGTTTCCTGCTCAAGAAGAGCTGACAGAGCTGTTAGATGTAGAGTTTCAGGTCGGACGCACCGGTGCGATTACCCCGGTGGCACGTCTAAAACCAGTGCATGTGGGGGGCGTAACCGTGTCCAATGCAACCTTGCATAATATGGATGAGGTGCAGCGCTTAGGCCTTAAAATTGGTGATACAGTGATTATTCGTCGGGCCGGTGATGTTATTCCACAGGTAACCCAGGTAGTGCTAGAGCGCAGGCCTGCAGCCGCGCGTGAGATCAGCATGCCAAGCGAGTGCCCAGCTTGTGGTGCGGAAGTAGAGCGTAGCCAGTTAGCGCGGCATAGCAAAGGAAAAACCATTCGTAGTGAAGGGGCGACCTGGCGCTGTGTCGGGCGTTTAACTTGTCCAGCTCAACTCAAGCAGGCCTTGTTGCACTTTGTCTCACGCAAAGCCATGGAAATTGATGGGCTGGGAGAAAAGATTATTGATCAGCTGGTCGATCGTGGTTTAGTGAAATCGCCTGCGGATTTATATCTACTGACTGCCGAGCAGCTCTTGACGCTTGAAGGTTTTGCGGAACTATCGACGCAGAATCTACTCAATGCGATTGAGGCCAGTACCCAGCCGAGTCTGGCGCGTTTTATTTATGCGTTAGGTATTCCGAATGTGGGTGAAGAAACGGCTAAGTTACTGGCTCGTTCCTTGGGAGGTTTGACTCGTATTAGTCAAGCGCTGCCTAGTTTGCTTAGCTGGTTGCCGGAAGTGGGCAATGAAGTAGCCCATGAAATTTATAACTTTTTTCAAGACGCGCATAATCTGGCTGTTGTTTCTCAGCTGCAAACAAATGGTGTGAAGTTACCTAAGGCAGAGGCTATTGCGCCAGAGTTAGTCGGAGCGGTGAGTTTTGCTGAATTTATTGAGCGTTTTAACTTACCAGGTATTGCTAAAACTAATGCTCAGCGTTTGGCTAAGGCGTTTACTAGTTTTGCTGCGTTAAAAGCTGCTGATTGGCTGGATTTACGTAGTATTGAGCGCTTTCCCGAACGCTCTGCCCAGGTCTTGCGTGAGTTTTTGGCCGATAGCGAGCAACTCAAGCAGGCTGATCAGCTCGAGCAGCAGTTACTAGCCTTTGGTATGCACTGGAGCGTACAGCCGTCTGTAGAGGCACCCAGTTTACCTTTGCAGGGTGAAACCTGGGTATTAACCGGTACCTTAAGTAGTTTGTCTCGAGCCCAAGGTAAACAGGCTTTGGAGGCTTTAGGGGCTAAGGTGGCGGGATCAGTATCGAGTAAAACCAGTGCTGTGGTGGCGGGTGAAAGTGCGGGATCTAAGCTAACTAAAGCTCAAGAGTTAGGGATTAAGGTGCTGGATGAGGCTGCTTTTATCGAGTTGCTGCAGCGCTTGCAGGGCTAA
- the zipA gene encoding cell division protein ZipA: MGLGLHTWLIIIGVIAMAAILFDGWRRISGNKLKFDLTKPPEDDEGDSTSSEILSAPRVVKPKTEPKLSALDDLAMDEPTLNANEDFSRLSATQSERITPTETNADDSGLTADKEDEPSFSATEAEAAASKKALEPSEVLVIIVLARSPLGFKGPDLLQSILSNGLRYGDMDIFHRYTNMTGHGDTLFSMANAVAPGTFDLETINDFKTPAVSFFMQLPGPSAPAEAFELMLEAATHLATSLGGDLKDDQASVLTTQTVEHYRQRIANFEFKQRQLRNKLQHSAD; encoded by the coding sequence ATGGGGTTAGGGCTACATACATGGTTAATCATTATTGGCGTGATCGCTATGGCCGCTATCCTATTTGATGGCTGGAGACGTATTAGCGGCAATAAGCTTAAGTTTGACCTGACTAAACCACCTGAAGATGATGAGGGTGATAGTACCTCGTCTGAAATATTAAGCGCTCCTCGGGTAGTTAAGCCCAAAACAGAGCCGAAACTTTCAGCGCTAGATGATCTGGCTATGGATGAGCCCACACTCAATGCAAACGAAGATTTCTCAAGGCTGTCTGCCACTCAGTCTGAGCGTATAACACCAACTGAAACCAATGCCGATGATTCAGGATTAACTGCCGATAAAGAGGATGAGCCCAGTTTTTCGGCGACTGAGGCGGAAGCTGCCGCCAGCAAAAAAGCCTTAGAGCCCTCTGAAGTGTTAGTGATTATTGTTTTAGCGCGCTCGCCGCTAGGCTTTAAAGGCCCTGATTTATTACAGAGTATTTTATCTAATGGGCTGCGTTACGGTGATATGGATATTTTCCATCGTTACACCAATATGACAGGTCATGGCGACACTTTATTCTCGATGGCTAACGCTGTTGCTCCTGGTACTTTTGATCTGGAAACCATTAACGACTTTAAAACACCGGCCGTTTCTTTCTTTATGCAGTTGCCAGGCCCAAGTGCGCCAGCTGAAGCGTTTGAGTTGATGCTAGAAGCAGCTACCCATTTAGCTACCAGCTTAGGCGGTGATTTAAAAGATGATCAAGCCAGTGTATTAACCACTCAAACCGTTGAACATTATCGTCAGCGGATTGCCAACTTTGAGTTTAAGCAGCGTCAATTGCGTAATAAACTGCAGCACAGCGCTGATTAA
- the dxs gene encoding 1-deoxy-D-xylulose-5-phosphate synthase, whose amino-acid sequence MPKIFHEIPTTRPVTPLLDQVQQTETLRLFTEPQLAQLADELRLHLLWRVGETGGHFAAGLGVIELTIALHHVYNTPEDRLVWDVGHQGYPHKMLTGRLEQMSSLRQKDGIAAFPRREESEYDTFGVGHSSTSISAALGMAVAAKLKGEQRKTVAIIGDGAMTAGMAFEALNHAPEVKADMLVVLNDNDMSISNNVGGLSQHLTRLLTSPPFTTVREEGKKLLSMLPGALEIARKTEEKAKSLLAPAVMFEQLGWNYIGPIDGHDLPALVAALKYVKDLKGPQFLHVVTKKGKGFSPAEADPITYHAISGAQTAVAPKTVAKPRYSNVFGQWLCDMAAEDSRLMGITPAMKEGSDLIAFSQRYPERYFDVAIAEQHAVTFAAGMACEGAKPVVAIYSTFLQRAYDQLIHDVALQNLDVLFAIDRAGLVGEDGPTHAGSFDLSYLRCIPNMLVMTPSDENELRLLLTTGYQYAGPAAVRYPRGTGPGAKIEEGLDSVAIGKGVVRRQGSGVAILVFGVQLAAALEVAENLDATVVDMRFVKPLDTALTLELARQHSLLVTIEENAIMGGAGSAVTEYLHSQGQNVAVLQLGLPDYYVEHASPQQMLAECGLDAPGIARQIEAYQQLLAEKV is encoded by the coding sequence ATGCCTAAAATTTTTCATGAAATTCCTACAACGCGTCCAGTGACACCTTTGCTGGATCAAGTTCAGCAAACGGAAACCTTGCGCCTATTTACCGAGCCGCAACTTGCTCAGTTAGCGGATGAGTTGCGCTTGCATTTATTGTGGCGAGTGGGCGAAACCGGTGGGCACTTCGCGGCAGGTTTAGGAGTGATTGAGCTGACCATTGCTTTGCATCATGTCTATAACACCCCGGAAGATCGCTTAGTGTGGGATGTAGGGCATCAAGGCTACCCGCATAAAATGCTCACCGGACGTTTAGAGCAAATGAGCAGTTTGCGCCAAAAAGATGGAATTGCCGCCTTTCCACGGCGTGAAGAAAGCGAGTACGACACCTTTGGTGTGGGGCATTCCAGTACCTCAATCAGTGCTGCCTTAGGTATGGCGGTGGCCGCAAAATTAAAGGGTGAGCAGCGTAAAACCGTGGCGATTATTGGTGATGGTGCAATGACCGCGGGGATGGCTTTTGAGGCGCTTAATCATGCGCCGGAAGTTAAAGCCGATATGCTAGTGGTGCTAAATGACAATGATATGTCCATCTCAAATAATGTCGGTGGCTTGTCTCAACATCTTACCCGTTTATTAACCAGCCCACCTTTTACCACGGTGCGTGAAGAAGGGAAAAAGCTGCTGTCGATGCTACCAGGCGCGTTAGAGATTGCGCGTAAAACAGAAGAAAAAGCTAAATCGTTGTTAGCACCGGCGGTGATGTTTGAGCAGCTTGGCTGGAACTATATTGGCCCTATCGACGGGCATGATCTTCCGGCACTTGTTGCTGCGTTAAAGTATGTAAAAGATTTAAAGGGACCACAGTTTCTACATGTGGTAACTAAAAAGGGCAAAGGCTTTAGTCCTGCTGAGGCTGACCCTATTACCTATCATGCGATTAGTGGAGCACAGACGGCAGTAGCGCCTAAAACTGTAGCTAAGCCACGTTACTCTAACGTGTTTGGGCAGTGGCTGTGCGATATGGCCGCCGAAGACTCACGTTTGATGGGGATTACTCCGGCGATGAAAGAAGGCTCAGACTTGATTGCCTTTAGTCAGCGTTATCCTGAGCGATATTTTGATGTGGCGATTGCTGAGCAGCATGCTGTTACCTTTGCTGCGGGTATGGCCTGTGAAGGGGCTAAGCCAGTGGTGGCGATTTATTCAACGTTCTTACAACGCGCTTATGATCAATTAATTCATGATGTAGCGCTGCAAAATTTAGATGTGTTGTTTGCCATTGATCGTGCGGGTTTAGTCGGCGAAGACGGTCCGACCCATGCCGGAAGTTTTGATTTATCCTATTTACGCTGTATTCCTAATATGTTGGTTATGACGCCCAGTGATGAAAATGAGCTGCGTTTATTACTAACCACGGGTTATCAATATGCCGGGCCAGCCGCTGTGCGTTACCCAAGGGGCACAGGACCTGGAGCTAAGATTGAAGAAGGCTTAGACAGCGTAGCCATTGGTAAAGGTGTGGTGCGGCGCCAAGGCTCAGGAGTGGCGATTTTAGTCTTTGGTGTACAGCTGGCCGCAGCGCTAGAGGTAGCAGAAAATTTAGATGCCACTGTGGTGGATATGCGTTTTGTTAAACCACTTGATACCGCCTTGACCCTAGAGTTAGCACGCCAGCATAGTTTGCTGGTAACCATTGAAGAGAATGCGATTATGGGAGGAGCGGGCAGTGCGGTTACCGAGTATCTGCATAGCCAAGGTCAGAATGTTGCGGTATTGCAGCTAGGTTTACCGGATTATTACGTAGAGCATGCCTCACCACAACAAATGTTGGCTGAGTGTGGACTCGATGCGCCGGGAATTGCACGGCAAATTGAGGCTTATCAGCAGCTATTAGCGGAAAAAGTTTAA
- a CDS encoding zinc ribbon domain-containing protein YjdM, whose protein sequence is MADFPACPACAEEITYPDRDHYVCATCGHEWPMEAGQDDSSSVEESKFRDAHGTPLYDGDTVTLTKDLKVKGTSTVLKVGTRITNIKLVEGDHDVDCRVNGQKFMLKSCFMKKA, encoded by the coding sequence ATGGCAGATTTTCCAGCATGCCCTGCATGTGCAGAAGAAATTACTTATCCCGATCGTGACCACTATGTGTGTGCTACCTGTGGTCACGAATGGCCGATGGAAGCGGGTCAAGACGATTCAAGCAGCGTTGAAGAGTCTAAGTTTCGTGATGCCCACGGCACCCCTTTGTATGATGGTGATACCGTCACCCTCACTAAAGATTTAAAAGTGAAGGGCACCTCTACCGTATTAAAAGTCGGTACCCGCATCACTAATATTAAGTTAGTAGAGGGCGATCATGACGTTGATTGCCGAGTGAATGGGCAGAAGTTTATGCTGAAATCTTGCTTTATGAAAAAAGCTTAA
- the rpsA gene encoding 30S ribosomal protein S1, which yields MSESFAELFEESLKDLDMQPGSIINGLVVDIDGDWVTVHAGLKSEGVIPVEQFLNEQGELTIKVGDEVPVALDAVEDGFGETKLSREKAKRAEAWLVLEAAFNAEEVVTGVINGKVKGGFTVDVNSIRAFLPGSLVDVRPVRDTTHLEGKELEFKVIKLDQKRNNVVVSRRSVLEAENSAEREALLENLQEGQKVKGIVKNLTDYGAFVDLGGVDGLLHITDMAWKRIKHPSEIVNVGDEVEVRVLKFDRERNRVSLGLKQLGEDPWVAITARYPEGTRVMARVTNLTDYGCFAELEEGVEGLVHVSEMDWTNKNIHPSKVVNVGDEVEVQVLDIDEDRRRISLGIKQCKTNPWEDFSSQFNKGDKISGTIKSITDFGIFIGLEGGIDGLVHLSDISWHEAGEEAVRNFKKGDELETVILSVDPERERISLGIKQLEDDPFSNYASINDKGSIVKGVVKEVDAKGAIVTLADEVEATLKASEISRDRVEDARNVLKEGDEVEAKIINIDRKARVINLSIKSKDAEDEKDAMKELRKQDTAAAEAAGPTTIGDLIRQQMENQN from the coding sequence ATGAGCGAAAGCTTTGCAGAACTCTTTGAAGAAAGCCTAAAAGACCTAGATATGCAACCAGGTTCGATCATCAACGGTTTAGTTGTTGATATCGACGGTGATTGGGTAACCGTTCACGCTGGTCTGAAATCTGAAGGTGTAATCCCAGTAGAGCAGTTCTTAAACGAACAAGGCGAACTGACCATTAAAGTGGGTGACGAAGTTCCCGTTGCGCTGGACGCGGTTGAAGATGGCTTTGGTGAAACCAAACTATCCCGCGAGAAAGCGAAGCGTGCTGAGGCATGGCTGGTTCTGGAAGCTGCGTTTAACGCTGAGGAAGTGGTTACTGGTGTTATTAATGGTAAGGTCAAAGGTGGTTTCACTGTTGACGTTAACAGCATCCGTGCCTTCCTACCTGGTTCTTTAGTGGATGTGCGTCCAGTACGCGACACCACTCACCTCGAAGGTAAAGAGCTAGAATTTAAGGTGATCAAATTAGACCAGAAGCGCAACAACGTTGTAGTTTCTCGTCGTAGCGTTCTTGAAGCAGAGAACAGCGCTGAGCGCGAAGCACTGCTTGAAAACCTACAAGAAGGTCAGAAAGTTAAAGGTATCGTTAAGAACCTCACCGACTACGGTGCGTTCGTGGATCTTGGCGGTGTTGACGGCTTACTGCACATCACCGATATGGCGTGGAAGCGCATCAAGCATCCATCAGAAATCGTTAACGTTGGCGACGAAGTAGAAGTACGTGTACTGAAATTCGACCGCGAGCGTAACCGTGTATCTTTAGGCCTGAAGCAATTAGGTGAAGATCCATGGGTAGCAATCACTGCGCGTTACCCAGAAGGTACTCGCGTAATGGCCCGTGTAACTAACCTGACTGACTACGGTTGCTTCGCTGAATTAGAAGAAGGCGTTGAAGGTTTAGTACACGTGTCTGAAATGGACTGGACCAACAAAAACATCCATCCATCTAAAGTAGTTAACGTTGGTGACGAAGTTGAAGTTCAGGTTCTGGACATCGATGAAGATCGTCGTCGTATTTCTCTGGGTATCAAACAGTGCAAAACTAACCCATGGGAAGACTTCTCAAGCCAGTTCAACAAAGGCGATAAAATCTCCGGTACCATCAAGTCAATCACTGACTTCGGTATCTTTATCGGCCTAGAAGGCGGCATCGATGGTCTGGTTCACTTATCAGACATCAGCTGGCACGAAGCTGGCGAAGAAGCGGTTCGCAACTTCAAGAAAGGCGACGAGCTAGAAACCGTAATCCTCTCGGTAGATCCAGAGCGTGAGCGTATTTCTCTCGGTATCAAGCAGTTAGAAGATGATCCATTCTCTAACTACGCGTCAATCAACGACAAAGGCAGCATCGTTAAAGGTGTAGTTAAAGAAGTTGATGCTAAAGGTGCCATCGTTACTTTAGCTGACGAAGTTGAAGCTACTTTAAAAGCCTCTGAAATCAGTCGTGACCGTGTAGAAGATGCACGTAACGTGTTGAAAGAAGGCGACGAAGTTGAAGCAAAAATCATCAATATTGATCGTAAAGCACGCGTAATTAACTTGTCTATCAAGTCTAAAGACGCTGAAGACGAAAAAGATGCGATGAAAGAATTGCGTAAGCAAGACACTGCAGCCGCTGAAGCGGCAGGTCCTACCACTATTGGTGACCTGATCCGTCAGCAAATGGAAAACCAAAACTAA
- the cmk gene encoding (d)CMP kinase yields MNSAVSAAPVITIDGPGGSGKGTVAGILAKKLGWHLLDSGALYRLLALAASQQQLAFSANEQLLSLAKNLPVQFLQDQVLLAGEDVSLTIRTEQVGGWASQVAAIPEVRTALLQRQYDFRQSPGLVCDGRDMGTVVFPNAELKVFLTASVEERAQRRYLQLKAKGEEVKLASLLQEIRERDERDMGRATAPLKPAPDALILDSTQLSIEQVVQRILDQVAERHLV; encoded by the coding sequence ATGAACTCAGCAGTCAGCGCGGCACCGGTGATTACCATTGATGGTCCAGGCGGCTCGGGCAAGGGGACTGTGGCTGGGATTTTAGCCAAAAAACTAGGCTGGCACTTGTTGGACTCAGGCGCGTTGTATCGACTACTGGCGCTGGCAGCTAGCCAACAGCAGTTGGCTTTTAGTGCTAATGAGCAGTTGCTTTCCTTGGCGAAAAATCTACCGGTACAGTTTTTGCAGGATCAGGTGCTATTAGCTGGTGAAGATGTCAGCTTAACCATTCGTACCGAGCAGGTCGGTGGTTGGGCTTCTCAGGTGGCAGCGATTCCCGAAGTGCGCACCGCCTTACTGCAGCGCCAGTATGATTTTCGCCAATCGCCAGGCTTGGTGTGTGATGGCCGCGATATGGGCACCGTGGTGTTTCCTAATGCTGAACTCAAGGTGTTTTTAACGGCAAGCGTTGAAGAGCGAGCACAAAGACGTTACTTGCAGTTGAAAGCCAAGGGCGAAGAGGTTAAACTTGCGAGTCTTTTGCAAGAGATTCGTGAGCGCGATGAGCGCGACATGGGTCGTGCAACAGCGCCACTTAAGCCCGCGCCAGATGCGTTAATCCTAGATTCCACGCAGCTGAGTATTGAGCAGGTGGTGCAACGAATTCTTGATCAGGTGGCCGAGCGCCACTTGGTTTAG